A region of the Methylomagnum ishizawai genome:
CGCCTATGTCGGCTGCAATGTGCCCGAGCAGCGCCACGAACTCCTGCTATTGATCTGCGAGCGCTGCCATACCGTCGAGGAGCGGCCCGCCCCGGAACTGATGGCGGCGGCGGCGCGGGAGATCGGGGTGGCGGGGTTCGCGCCCAGCCGCAAGACCTTCGAGGTGCATGGCTTGTGCGCCGGCTGCGCCGGGGTTGGTTGAGCCCGGCGGGCGGCTCCGTCGGGACATGCCCCATCGGTTATCAATGCGTTGGAATCGATGTGCGTCGATTCCGGCGTAGGATTCATCCACTTGTTCAATCCATGCTCGAATTCCAAAACGTCACGAAACGCTATTCCGAAAGCGGAGACGCCCTTTCCGAGGTCAGCTTCGCGCTGGAACCGGGGGAACTGGCCTTCCTCACCGGCCATTCCGGCGCGGGCAAAAGCACCTTGCTCCGGCTCATCCCGGTGATCGAGCGGCCCACCCGCGGCAAGATCGTCCTGGACGGCCAGCCCATCAACCGCCTGACCCAGCGCGAAATCCCCTTCCTGCGCCGCAAGCTCGGCCTGATCTTCCAGGATTACCGGCTGCTGCACGACCGCACGGTATTCGACAACGTGGCCTTGCCGCTCGCCATCGCCGGTTATAGCCCCACCGAGATTGGCCGCCGGGTCCGCGCCGCCCTGGACAAGGTCGGTTTGTTGCGCAAGGAAAAGCGCTACCCCAAGGGCTTGTCCGGCGGCGAGCAACAACGGGTCGGCATCGCCCGCGCCATCGTCCACAAGCCGCCGGTGATCCTGGCCGACGAGCCCACCGGCAACCTCGATCCCGAACTGGCCACCGAAATCATGGGCCTGTTCCGCGAATTCAACGCCGTGGGCGTGACCTTGTTGATCGCCACCCACGACCTGGGCTTGATCTCGCGCATGGCTTGCCGCAGGCTGCGCTTGCATCAGGGCAGGTTGTTGGAGGGCGGTTGAGCGATGGATTGGGATCGGTTCAAATTCTGGGCGCGGCGGCGCAATGGCACGGTGGGCCGGGCGGGCCGCTTGGGCCGGGGTCCCGTCGAGCGGCTGCAAGCCTTCTGCGCCTTGCAGCGCGATATCGCCAAGGACAGTTTCCATCGGCTGCGGGACGCCCCCTTGGCCTCGGCCCTCACCATCCTGGTGATCGCCATCGCCCTGACCTTGCCCGCCGATTTCCACGCCTTGATCCGCAACGCCCAGGAAGCCAGCGCCGGCCTCGAAGCCACCAGCCGGATTTCGCTGTTCCTGAAGCCGGAACTGTCCAACGACGTGGCCCGGCGCTTGGCCGAGCGGCTGCGGCTGCATCCCAAGCTGGCCGAGGCCCAGGTCATCAGCAAGGAGGAAGGTTTGCGCGAACTGCGGGCCTATAGTGGTTTTGGCGATGCCCTGGAAGCGTTGGATTACAACCCCCTGCCCGCCGTCATCAGTCTGAAACCCAAGGATGGCCGGGCCACGCCGGACGAGTTGCAAGTCCTCCTGGCCGAACTGTCCGGCTTGCCCGAGGCCGATTTCGCCCAGTTCGACACCGAATGGCTGCGCAAGCTCAGGGCCATGCTGGCGATGGCGGACCGGGCCATCGTGGTGTTCGGCCTGTTGTTGGGATTGGGGGTGTTGTTCATCGTCGGTAATACCATCCGCCTGGAATTGCAGCACCGCCGCGAGGAAATCGCCGTCGCCAAGCTGCTCGGGGCCACCGATGGCTTCATCATCCGGCCTTTCCTGTACGCCGGGTTTTGGTATGGCTTGTTGGGCGGGAGCCTGGCCTGGGTGCTGAGCGATCTACTACTCTTGATCTTGCGCGGCCCGGCGCTGGAATTGGCCGAACTCTATGGGAGCGCCTACCGTCTGGCCTTCCTGAACTGGGCGGAATCGGAACTCTTGATCGGGGCCTCGGTCGTATTGGGCGTCGCCGGGGCGTGGGCGGTGGTGTTCTACCATCTCCGCAAGCTCGACCCGGATTGAGCCGTGCGAACCATTAGCACTCGATAAAGAGGAGTGCTAATATCTGGCAACCCTCCAAAAACAGGATACCTACCATGAGCAACGCATTAACCCTTCCGGTCAATCCCGCGCTGGGTTCCATCGAAGAGTACGTCGCCACGGTCAACCGTATGCCGCGTTGGGATGCCGAGCAAGAACACGAACTCGCCCTGCGTTTCCGCGACGAGAACGATCTGGAGGCCGCCCGCCTGTTGGTGCTGGGCAATCTCCGCTTCGTGGTGCATATCGCCAAAGGGTATCTGGGCTACGGTTTGCCGCTGCCCGACCTGATCCAGGAGGGCAATATCGGCCTGATGAAGGCCGTGAAGCGCTACGACCCCGAGGTCGGCGTGCGCCTGGTGTCGTTCGCGGTGCATTGGATCCGGGCCGAAATCCACGAATTCATCATCCAGAACTGGCGCATCGTCAAGGTCGCCACCACCAAGGCCCAGCGCAAGCTGTTCTTCAACCTCAGGAAATTTAAGCCGCGCCTGGGTTGGTTCACCCACGACGAGGCCACGGCGGTGGCCGACGAACTCGGGGTGGACGTGGATACGGTCTACGAGATGGAAAGCCGCCTGAGCCAGCAGGACATGGCCTTCGACCAGCCGCTCGACGCCGACGCCGACGAGAAGGACGTGTCGGCCCCGGTGCATTACCTGCAACAGGACAACGCCGACCCCGCCGCGCTGTTGGAAGACAACGATTGGGGCGAGCATAAGCAACAGCGCCTCCTGGCCGCCATCGAGCAATTGGACGACCGCAGCCGCGACATCGTGACCAGCCGCTGGCTGAGCGAGCAGAAGCTGACCCTGCACGATCTGGCGGCCCGGTACAACGTCTCCGCCGAGCGCATCCGCCAGCTCGAGAACACCGCCATGAAGCGGCTGAAAACCTCGCTGGCGGCTTGAGCGGCCTCGCATGGTCCTGGAAAAAAGGCGGCTTTGGAGCCGCCTTTTTTCATGTCCGCGATCCCGCCGGGCGCTTCAACGTTCTTTCTTCAGGTGCAGCATGGTGAACATGCCCAGCGGCGGCAACTGGTGGCGCCTCACCTCGCGCAGATGGGTGTTGGACAGGATTTCCTCGACCGGCATGTCGGGACGCCAGCCCAGCTTGTGCGACAGGGGCGCGAGCATCTTCTCGACATTGCGCCGGAAGCCCCGTTCCGCCGCGAAATGGTTGACGATCACCACATCGCCGCCGGGCTTGCACACCCGCTCGATTTCCCGCAATACCTTCGCCGGTTCCGGCACCACCGACATCACATAGGCGGCCACCACGAAATCGAAGCTCTCGTCCTCGTATTCCATATCCCTGGCGTCCATGAGGCTGAGCTTGGAGACATGGGACAGCCGGGCCTTGTGGACGCGCCGGTGGGCGATGGCGAGCATGTCCGGCGAAATATCGATGCCATGGACCTGATGTTCCCTACGGTAGTAGCGCAGGCTGATCCCGGTGCCGACGCCCACCTCCAGCACCTTGCCGGGCCGCTGGTTGGTGACCCCGGCCGCCATGGTGCGGCCGCGGTAGCTCAGCATCCAGCCGAAGGTTTGGTCGTAGACCGGGGCGTAGCGGGCGTAGGATTTCAGGATGTGTTCCAATTGCATAGCGTGTCCTCTGCCCTGGCGCGGTGTCGCGGCGGCAAGGGCGTTTCTTGGGTTTTCGGGTGGGTTTCTGGCCATGCCCGCCGGGCTGCGCGGCGGGGGGCGGAAACGGAAGGGATGGGCGTGGGTTTCCGCCGTCCGGGCCATGGGTTCCCGGCGGCGGGGCGGTTTCGGTTGGAACGCGGCCCGCGCCGATGGGAGCCCGAATCATAAAGGTTCGGCGGTCCCATGGGAATCGGCCCGCCCGTGCCCGCTTCCGCGAATTCGTTTAAGATGGGCCGGCTTGTTTCAATACCGGTAACGCGAATCCCAGACCATGAGCAAATCATTCGAAGTAAAACTGAAGGGCGATCCCGAGGCGATCATCGCCAAGGCCAAGGTGGCGGCGAAGGACAAGGGGGTCGAGTTCGAGGGGAATGGACAGGCCGGGAGTTTTTCCGGCCTGGGCATCGAGGGGAGTTATTCGATCCAGGCGGATACGATGGCGGTGGAGATCACCAAGAAGCCGTTCGTCATGCCTTGGAGCCTGATCGAATCGTCCTTGCGCGATTATTTCGCCTGAAGCCGCGGCGGTTCCGCCCGGAACCGCCGGTTTTGCGCCGGGCTTCCCGGAACCGCCGGGAGGACTCAAGCCTTCGAGCCGGGGAGGCTCCTGGGATCGACCCCGAGCTTCCGCATCCTCCGGTACAGCGTCATCCGCGAGCAATTCAGCCGCGCCGCCGCCTCGCTCTTATTCCCCCCCGTCGCCGCCAACGCGGCCAGCAAGCGCGCCCGTTCCCCGGTGGACTGGGGGGCCGATTGCCGCAGCGCCTTGGGCAGGTGCTGGGGCAGGAGGCGCGGGCCTTGGCAGGTTTGCAGGGCCAGGGCCACGGTCTCGCGCAGTTCCCGCACATTGCCCGGCCAGTCGTAGGCCATGAGCGCCTCCAGGACGGAAGGGTCCATGCCGGGCGCGGCGTGGCGCCATTCGGTGGCGTGCAGGTGCAGGAAATGGCGGAATAACAAAGGAATGTCCTCGGTCCGTTCGCGCAGGGGCGGCAGTTCTATCGTGGCGGCGTTGAGCCGGGACAGCAGTCCGGGATGCAGCTTGCCCGACCCGGCCAGGGTGTCCAACGGCTGGCGGCTGGCGGCGACGACGCGCAGGTCCACCCGGCGCGGGCGCTCGCCGCCCAGGGGCATGACCGCGTGGGTTTCCAGGACACGGACCAATTCGGCCTGGATG
Encoded here:
- the ftsE gene encoding cell division ATP-binding protein FtsE, producing the protein MLEFQNVTKRYSESGDALSEVSFALEPGELAFLTGHSGAGKSTLLRLIPVIERPTRGKIVLDGQPINRLTQREIPFLRRKLGLIFQDYRLLHDRTVFDNVALPLAIAGYSPTEIGRRVRAALDKVGLLRKEKRYPKGLSGGEQQRVGIARAIVHKPPVILADEPTGNLDPELATEIMGLFREFNAVGVTLLIATHDLGLISRMACRRLRLHQGRLLEGG
- the ftsX gene encoding permease-like cell division protein FtsX translates to MDWDRFKFWARRRNGTVGRAGRLGRGPVERLQAFCALQRDIAKDSFHRLRDAPLASALTILVIAIALTLPADFHALIRNAQEASAGLEATSRISLFLKPELSNDVARRLAERLRLHPKLAEAQVISKEEGLRELRAYSGFGDALEALDYNPLPAVISLKPKDGRATPDELQVLLAELSGLPEADFAQFDTEWLRKLRAMLAMADRAIVVFGLLLGLGVLFIVGNTIRLELQHRREEIAVAKLLGATDGFIIRPFLYAGFWYGLLGGSLAWVLSDLLLLILRGPALELAELYGSAYRLAFLNWAESELLIGASVVLGVAGAWAVVFYHLRKLDPD
- the rpoH gene encoding RNA polymerase sigma factor RpoH translates to MSNALTLPVNPALGSIEEYVATVNRMPRWDAEQEHELALRFRDENDLEAARLLVLGNLRFVVHIAKGYLGYGLPLPDLIQEGNIGLMKAVKRYDPEVGVRLVSFAVHWIRAEIHEFIIQNWRIVKVATTKAQRKLFFNLRKFKPRLGWFTHDEATAVADELGVDVDTVYEMESRLSQQDMAFDQPLDADADEKDVSAPVHYLQQDNADPAALLEDNDWGEHKQQRLLAAIEQLDDRSRDIVTSRWLSEQKLTLHDLAARYNVSAERIRQLENTAMKRLKTSLAA
- a CDS encoding class I SAM-dependent methyltransferase produces the protein MQLEHILKSYARYAPVYDQTFGWMLSYRGRTMAAGVTNQRPGKVLEVGVGTGISLRYYRREHQVHGIDISPDMLAIAHRRVHKARLSHVSKLSLMDARDMEYEDESFDFVVAAYVMSVVPEPAKVLREIERVCKPGGDVVIVNHFAAERGFRRNVEKMLAPLSHKLGWRPDMPVEEILSNTHLREVRRHQLPPLGMFTMLHLKKER